Below is a window of Quercus robur chromosome 6, dhQueRobu3.1, whole genome shotgun sequence DNA.
ATTGGAGTGGCATCTGCAGGGGGGACAACAGATGGTCCCTTCCCCGTAACACGAATGATCTTCTTGCCAATATTGGACAAGGGCTCATCCTTCTTGGCCCTCATCTTGGCGTACATGTCATTATTAAACTTGGTCgtcatctctaaaaaaaaaaaaaaaaaaaaaaaaatttaagaaatccaAAGTATGCAGGTAAAGGACAGTACCGACGAAGAAAACACTTACTCTTCTTCTCTTCGATGGTAATACTGCGCAGAACGTACGGAGACGGATCCGGGCCTAAGCAGTAGAAAGAAAGTGTTCGTGGATCAAGAAGGTCGTCCCAGCTCTCAATTGTCTTCGCGTATTCAATCGCCTTCTGGACACGAACCCGGTATTTGCTCTTCAACTTTGGGTGTTTCTTAACTGCACAAGAAAATGAGCAAGCAGTTAAAGACGACCAAACATGCAAGGCAAAAATAAACAGACAAGAAGAAACATGGACGCACCTAAGTCTGGGGTTCCCCACTGACGAAGCAACcttgggatatcaccccaagccTCGCTAGAAGGGGTCTCAAAGCCATCCCCGGACACGAAAATGAAACGTGACTTCCAGTACCTGAATGACGAGGCTAGACCCTTAACGATCCTATCCCTCCTCGTCCAAGGAACTAGTTCATAATATCCATACTCCTTTGATTCCTTCAAATGATAGATATGGACCAGCTCACTCACTTTGATCATGTCCTCATTGGCCGCTAGCCATATTTCCATACAATTAATAACTATCCTCCAGGAGTTAGGCATAAGCTGCCCGGGGGCAATGCCAAAGTAGTCCAGGAGCTCCATCACAAAGGGATGGACGGGTAACCTGAGTCCTGAAGTGAAAGCAGCCTCGTAGAGGCACACTTCCCCAGGAAAGAAATGACAAGCCCGGTCGTCAGGACCAGGCCGACAAACGTGGACCCACGCAGGAAATTGAAACCTATCTTTAAACCTGGCCACTGTATCAGCGTCCAGCCCACACTCCTCGTTGAGAGaataaaaagccctaacctgaCGAGGGGCAGAAACGACTGTATCACCTTCAACTGGGCCGCCGCTAGACGACAACCCAGTATCTAACTCACTAGACCTCACCTCAGACATCCTCTtcgtctctctctcaaaccaagCCAGTGACCGACCCAAAATCGGAGATAGCTCCCCTAACACCACACTCAAACCACTACCTTCAAAGAGATAATCCCCAATCAACGGAAAAAAGTCCCCAGAAACACCCAAAGCCGCCCCTAAgcgagcaaaaaagaaagaaactgagGGGCAAGCTTCCCAAACCTCAGAAGAATTAACCATGAAAAGGGGGGTACCCAATCCTAAACgcccaaacacaaaaaaaaaaaaaaaaaaaaaaacaacaacaacaacaacaaaagaaaaagacaaagagaaaATCAGGAATTTGCAAAGAGGTTCATAAAAGAATAATCTGAGAAATCGAAGAAATAACGTACCTTGAAAAGAGGAGCAGTCGAGGTCGGAGAAATTTGTCGCTGGAGCA
It encodes the following:
- the LOC126690293 gene encoding uncharacterized protein LOC126690293; this encodes MVNSSEVWEACPSVSFFFARLGAALGVSGDFFPLIGDYLFEGSGLSVVLGELSPILGRSLAWFERETKRMSEVRSSELDTGLSSSGGPVEGDTVVSAPRQVRAFYSLNEECGLDADTVARFKDRFQFPAWVHVCRPGPDDRACHFFPGEVCLYEAAFTSGLRLPVHPFVMELLDYFGIAPGQLMPNSWRIVINCMEIWLAANEDMIKVSELVHIYHLKESKEYGYYELVPWTRRDRIVKGLASSFRYWKSRFIFVSGDGFETPSSEAWGDIPRLLRQWGTPDLVKKHPKLKSKYRVRVQKAIEYAKTIESWDDLLDPRTLSFYCLGPDPSPYVLRSITIEEKKKMTTKFNNDMYAKMRAKKDEPLSNIGKKIIRVTGKGPSVVPPADATPIVSTVEGVRVASPATSVEEIPTPSSKRPRLSAKDKEKEKVGSSIFDDEGVAVERAHNIVRAEDLKVFSGVPVNVVAGQHVHKIVQVLGESLHLASEYLTQEAKVASLTSRMEALEKENSALKKDLIESMDGATTLKEQVKALNSDLRVERQLNLEKDDQLQAAKEKLKTISARSVEDFQQTEEYSTVLFSWYFKGFELLRRYLVKHPAGVDLPSLDLEVVDQEMAADEATQSSLPEGDAPGGDAPSAEDASTADGPVTDAPEARA